A genomic window from Cupriavidus metallidurans CH34 includes:
- a CDS encoding Bax inhibitor-1/YccA family protein: protein MNNKLNTYGFGNSAASVTDVAVRNRVLRNTYWLLAISMIPTVIGAWIGVVTGFTAMIAGSPMMSAVLFLAVAFGFMFAIEKTKNSGMGVVLLLAFTFFMGLMLARILSFTLSFSNGPALIMYAFGGTAAVFGVMATIASVSKRDFSGLAKFLFVGVILLILASLANIWLQLPALMITLSVIAIGIFSAFILVDVQRVVNGGETNYVTATLAIYLDVYNVFVNLLALLGIAGGSRD from the coding sequence ATGAACAACAAGCTGAATACCTATGGGTTCGGCAATAGTGCTGCGAGCGTCACTGATGTAGCCGTCCGCAACCGGGTCCTTCGTAATACTTACTGGCTGCTGGCCATTTCGATGATTCCAACCGTGATCGGCGCCTGGATCGGCGTGGTCACTGGTTTCACCGCGATGATCGCTGGCAGCCCGATGATGTCGGCCGTGCTGTTCCTCGCGGTCGCCTTCGGCTTCATGTTCGCCATCGAGAAGACCAAGAACAGCGGCATGGGCGTGGTCCTGCTGCTGGCCTTCACCTTCTTCATGGGTCTGATGCTGGCACGCATCCTCAGCTTCACGCTGTCGTTCTCGAACGGCCCCGCGCTGATCATGTACGCCTTTGGCGGTACCGCAGCGGTTTTCGGCGTGATGGCCACCATTGCCAGCGTGAGCAAGCGTGATTTCTCCGGCTTGGCCAAGTTCCTGTTCGTCGGCGTGATCCTGCTGATCCTGGCCAGCCTGGCCAACATCTGGCTGCAACTGCCGGCGCTGATGATCACGCTGTCGGTGATCGCCATCGGCATCTTCTCGGCGTTCATCCTGGTGGACGTGCAGCGCGTGGTGAATGGCGGCGAAACCAACTACGTGACCGCCACGCTCGCGATCTACCTGGACGTGTACAACGTGTTCGTGAACCTGCTGGCCCTGCTCGGCATCGCAGGCGGCAGCCGCGACTGA
- the rlmD gene encoding 23S rRNA (uracil(1939)-C(5))-methyltransferase RlmD produces the protein MSGAATGLQSRFCKTIRQVPLVSQAVSSQPNPTSHPEAASAASAASNDPVVKIDSLDMEARGVGRLENEDGTPGKVIFVEGALPGETVAYRSYRRKPSYEQAHLVEVKQASVMRVKPGCQHFGVCGGCSMQHLDSRAQLAIKQRVLEDNLWHLSKVKPDVVFRPIAGPDWGYRYRARLTVRHVVKKGGVLVGFHERKSSYVADMTHCEILPPHVSAMLVPLRELVGGLSIHDRMPQIELAVGAEVTALVLRVLEPLNDADKDLLRAFADQHQVQFWLQPKGPDTVYPFYPAEQELAYTLPEFGIRMPFKPTDFTQVNHQINRVLIGRALRLLDAKPTDRLLDLFCGIGNFTLPLATQGASVMGIEGSEVLTTRALANAEYNGLAAKTSFACRNLFEVTAEDIAALGRFDRWLVDPPREGALAVCKALAELSQAGSDVLPKRIVYVSCSPATLARDAGLLVHEAGYRLAGAGVVNMFPHTSHVESIAVFERD, from the coding sequence ATGTCGGGCGCCGCGACTGGACTACAATCGCGCTTCTGCAAAACAATACGACAGGTCCCACTGGTGTCTCAAGCCGTGTCTTCCCAGCCCAATCCGACAAGCCACCCGGAAGCGGCATCTGCCGCTTCCGCCGCTTCCAATGATCCCGTCGTCAAGATCGACAGCCTCGACATGGAGGCGCGTGGCGTCGGCCGTCTGGAGAACGAGGACGGCACGCCAGGCAAGGTGATTTTCGTCGAGGGCGCGCTGCCCGGCGAGACGGTTGCGTATCGCAGCTATCGCCGCAAGCCTAGCTACGAACAGGCCCATCTCGTCGAGGTGAAGCAGGCCTCCGTCATGCGGGTGAAGCCGGGTTGCCAGCATTTTGGCGTGTGCGGCGGCTGCTCGATGCAGCACCTGGACTCGCGCGCGCAACTGGCAATCAAGCAGCGTGTGCTCGAAGACAATCTCTGGCACCTGTCGAAGGTGAAGCCCGACGTCGTGTTCCGCCCGATCGCGGGCCCGGATTGGGGCTATCGCTACCGCGCCCGTCTGACGGTGCGGCACGTTGTCAAGAAGGGTGGAGTACTGGTGGGCTTCCACGAGCGCAAGAGCAGCTATGTGGCGGACATGACGCACTGCGAGATCCTGCCGCCGCATGTGTCGGCAATGCTGGTGCCGCTGCGCGAATTGGTGGGCGGCCTGTCGATCCATGATCGGATGCCGCAGATCGAACTGGCCGTTGGTGCGGAGGTGACCGCACTTGTGTTGCGCGTCCTGGAGCCGCTCAACGACGCCGACAAGGACTTGCTGCGGGCCTTCGCCGATCAGCATCAGGTGCAGTTCTGGCTCCAGCCGAAGGGGCCGGACACGGTCTATCCGTTTTATCCGGCCGAGCAGGAGCTGGCCTATACACTGCCCGAGTTCGGCATCCGGATGCCGTTCAAGCCGACCGACTTCACGCAGGTCAATCACCAGATCAATCGCGTGCTGATTGGTCGCGCGCTACGTCTGCTGGATGCGAAGCCGACTGACCGCCTGCTCGACCTGTTCTGCGGCATCGGCAATTTCACGCTGCCGCTGGCGACGCAGGGTGCATCTGTCATGGGGATCGAGGGAAGCGAGGTGCTGACCACGCGTGCGCTGGCCAATGCCGAGTACAACGGGCTGGCAGCCAAGACGTCCTTCGCCTGCCGCAATCTGTTCGAGGTGACCGCCGAGGACATCGCAGCGCTGGGCCGCTTCGACCGCTGGCTGGTAGACCCGCCGCGCGAGGGTGCGCTGGCTGTCTGCAAGGCGCTTGCTGAACTGAGTCAGGCCGGTAGCGACGTGCTGCCGAAGCGTATCGTCTATGTGTCGTGCAGTCCGGCGACGCTGGCGCGTGACGCGGGCTTGCTGGTGCACGAGGCCGGCTACCGCCTGGCCGGCGCGGGCGTGGTCAATATGTTCCCGCATACGTCGCACGTGGAGTCGATCGCGGTGTTCGAGCGCGACTGA
- a CDS encoding endonuclease/exonuclease/phosphatase family protein encodes MELISWNIQWGRGADGKVDLARIVDTLRGMADADVLCLQEITRGFSDLAGHPGPDQVAELSALLPDYQVIFAPGVDRTHRDGSPRQFGNVIATRLPVREIFRHALPWPADPDVASMPRVALEVTVQAGSRLLRIICTHLEYYSTSQRAAQTEALRDWHVQACDHARHPGRSENRPGPFTPEPRPSEAILCGDFNSRPEDGAYLRMVETFGGVTPDWHDAWIHMHPGQPHAPTCALFDKEQWPEPPFACDFVFVTDDLLGNVRRCEVNDRTDASDHQPIHLTTDL; translated from the coding sequence ATGGAACTGATTTCGTGGAATATCCAGTGGGGCCGCGGGGCCGACGGCAAGGTCGATCTCGCCCGCATCGTCGACACCCTGCGTGGAATGGCCGATGCCGACGTGCTCTGCCTGCAGGAAATCACGCGCGGCTTCAGCGACCTTGCCGGCCACCCCGGCCCCGATCAGGTGGCCGAACTCTCCGCCCTGCTGCCGGACTACCAGGTAATCTTCGCCCCCGGCGTCGACCGCACCCACCGTGACGGCAGCCCGCGCCAATTCGGTAACGTAATCGCCACTCGCCTGCCAGTGCGCGAGATCTTCCGCCATGCCTTGCCCTGGCCCGCCGATCCCGATGTCGCGTCGATGCCCCGCGTGGCACTGGAAGTCACGGTGCAGGCCGGCAGTCGACTGCTGCGCATCATCTGCACGCACCTGGAGTATTACTCGACATCGCAGCGCGCGGCGCAGACCGAAGCGTTACGCGACTGGCATGTGCAGGCTTGCGACCACGCGCGCCACCCGGGTCGATCGGAAAACCGGCCGGGCCCGTTCACACCGGAACCCCGGCCGAGCGAGGCGATCCTGTGCGGCGACTTCAACAGCCGGCCGGAAGATGGGGCCTATCTGCGCATGGTCGAAACCTTTGGCGGCGTCACGCCGGATTGGCACGACGCATGGATCCACATGCATCCTGGACAACCGCACGCGCCCACCTGCGCGCTGTTCGACAAGGAACAATGGCCGGAGCCACCCTTCGCCTGTGACTTCGTATTCGTGACGGACGATCTGCTCGGGAATGTGCGCCGGTGCGAGGTCAACGACCGCACCGATGCATCGGACCATCAACCGATCCACCTGACGACGGATCTGTAG
- a CDS encoding 3'-5' exonuclease, which translates to MTPVLVFDIETIPDVDGLRRLHDHPASMSDAEVAEHAFAARREKTGSDFLPHYLQRVAAISCVLRRTQRDGSAVFHVGSLGTLEDGEATLIQKFYELIARYSPQLVSWNGGGFDLPVLHYRGLVHGVSAPRYWEMGEGRDDDSRDFKWNNYISRYHMRHLDLMDLLAMYQPRASAPLDDLAKLCGFPGKMGMDGSKVWEAYQAGKLKEIRDYCETDVVNTYLMYCRFQLMRGGLTPREFDMEVALTQETLAELHGEQWMEYLRAFRLQPMSPESEDDD; encoded by the coding sequence ATGACCCCTGTGCTGGTATTCGACATCGAGACAATTCCCGATGTCGACGGCCTGCGCCGTTTGCATGACCATCCCGCATCGATGAGCGACGCCGAAGTCGCCGAGCATGCGTTTGCCGCCCGCCGGGAGAAGACCGGTTCCGACTTCCTGCCGCACTACCTGCAACGCGTGGCCGCCATTTCGTGCGTGCTGCGCCGGACGCAACGCGACGGATCGGCGGTGTTTCATGTCGGCTCGCTGGGCACGCTCGAGGATGGCGAGGCAACGCTGATCCAGAAGTTCTACGAATTGATTGCGCGCTATAGCCCGCAACTCGTGTCCTGGAATGGTGGCGGCTTCGATCTGCCCGTGCTGCACTACCGTGGCCTGGTTCACGGCGTCTCTGCGCCGCGCTATTGGGAAATGGGCGAGGGCCGCGACGACGATAGCCGCGACTTCAAGTGGAACAACTACATTAGCCGCTATCACATGCGGCACCTCGACCTGATGGACCTGCTGGCGATGTACCAGCCGCGCGCGAGCGCGCCACTCGACGATCTGGCGAAGCTGTGTGGATTCCCCGGGAAGATGGGGATGGACGGCAGCAAGGTCTGGGAAGCCTATCAGGCGGGGAAGCTGAAAGAGATCCGCGACTACTGCGAGACCGATGTCGTCAACACGTACCTGATGTACTGCCGCTTTCAACTCATGCGCGGTGGCCTGACGCCGCGCGAGTTCGATATGGAGGTGGCACTGACCCAGGAGACGCTGGCAGAGCTTCACGGGGAACAGTGGATGGAATACCTGCGGGCGTTCCGACTCCAGCCGATGAGCCCGGAGAGCGAGGACGACGACTGA